In Fusarium oxysporum f. sp. lycopersici 4287 chromosome 6, whole genome shotgun sequence, a single window of DNA contains:
- a CDS encoding L-lactate dehydrogenase, with translation MNLVSQIAIVGVGQVGGAAAYSIILASFVSELLLVDIDIELRDGQVRDLSDVAYSCNSSTRVRAASHHEAAKADIVVLTAGSKHMIGQTTIDYTSRNMSIVREVVEAMKPFRSDTILLVVSNPVDLLTSLAHEISGLPTSQVLGSGTFLDSVRLRGLVAMRAGIAANSIDIHVLGVHGSPQVVAWSAATVAGVPINTSIPPNILDRVELEDECKHWSQSIIRAKGSTPFGLGSIVSILCASIFLDKRNVRPVSHFQPDFSCYFSLPAVIGKKGVLSTIQMTLDSDEEAHIAKSAKELSETIDWIHRNY, from the exons ATGAATTTGGTTTCTCAGATCGCAATTGTCGGCGTGGGCCAGGTCGGAGGCGCCGCAGCATACTCCATCATACTTGCCTCTTTTGTGAGCGAGTTACTCCTCGTCGACATCGATATCGAATTGAGAGACGGCCAAGTCCGTGACCTTTCCGACGTGGCCTATAGTTGTAACAGCAGCACGCGCGTGCGAGCAGCCTCACACCATGAGGCAGCCAAGGCCGACATTGTGGTCCTCACAGCTGGATCCAAGCACATGATAG GCCAAACAACCATCGACTATACATCCCGGAACATGTCAATTGTTCGGGAAGTAGTCGAGGCAATGAAGCCGTTCAGATCAGACACAATCCTACTTGTGGTGTCAAACCCTGTCGACCTGCTCACGTCCCTCGCTCATGAAATCTCCGGACTTCCGACATCTCAAGTCTTGGGCTCAGGCACGTTCCTAGACTCGGTGCGGCTCCGTGGGCTCGTGGCCATGCGGGCTGGA ATTGCGGCTAATTCGATAGACATCCACGTGTTGGGCGTACACGGAAGCCCCCAGGTTGTAGCATGGTCAGCGGCAACAGTTGCTGGCGTCCCCATTAACACATCGATCCCCCCCAACATTCTTGACCGTGTCGAGCTTGAGGATGAATGCAAGCATTGGTCGCAGAGCATAATCAGAGCTAAGGGTTCGACTCCCTTTGGGCTTGGCTCTATTGTGTCTATTTTGTGTGCCTCTATCTTCTTGGACAAGCGCAATGTTCGTCCCGTCAGCCATTTCCAACCTGACTTTAGTTGCTATTTCAGCTTGCCCGCTGTCATCGGGAAGAAGGGAGTTTTGAGTACTATTCAGATGACGTTGGACAGTGACGAGGAGGCACATATAGCTAAGTCAGCGAAGGAACTGAGCGAAACTATTGACTGGATCCATCGGAATTATTAA
- a CDS encoding V-type proton ATPase subunit A: MPPMSQKDTFFRSADMSLVQLYISHEIDREVVIALGELGLCEFRDVSLHAYAISMKTTYVSSQLNNDVSSFRRPFTQEVRRLHNVERQLRYFHGQIIKAGIRFRIFDLDNKTPAQPSTPEIDQLVERSEKLERRISALSDSYEALKERERNFTEWRCVLREAGSVLDHTSANLEQIRASTHNNDTPLSSGIQQYRTASHVERGISSMRVDFVGGVISRDRAAAFERILWRTLRGNLYMEQSEIPDPITDSTNEVIGKNVFLILTRGNEIMAKVRKIAEAMGAKVYKIDESSDLRRNQLHIVNSRLEDVQSVLQNTQATLEEELNQISQFLSVWMVLIAKEKAVYATLNLFACDPGHWARIAECWCPTNNLHFIRTTLQDVACRAGVPVPSTVSKIRTNERPPTYLKTNKFTEGFQTIVNAYGTATYQEVNPALSVIVTFPFLFAVMFGDFGHALILVFAALAMIHWETPLKKVTFELFAIIFFGRYITLVMAVFSLFTGLIYNEAFSRSMPIFDSAWTFRKPESWPEKRVISGTLNDHGYHYPFGLDWAWHGTENELLFSNSYKMKMSIILGWAHMTYSLCFSYLNASHLKKPIDIWGNFIPRMIFFQVFVGYIVFCIVYKWSVDWLGTGAQPPSLLNMLIKMVLQPGTVDERLYAGQEYVQVILLLISFAQIPILLFLKPFFLWWNHNYRRCQAYRGIGETSRVSVLDSGDENEALVSRHGDSVGDDGESVMASTQDIDEDHDEFKLGEVMIQQIIHTVEFCLNCVSHTASYLRLWALSLAHRQLSVVLWNMTLGHALSMEGALGVIMVVVSFCVWFCLTIAILVCMEGTSAMLHSLRLVWVESFSKFAEFGGWPFAPFSFNDLLKESEELKDYVQ, encoded by the exons ATGCCACCCATGTCACAAAAGGATACCTTCTTCCGCTCGGCGGATATGAGCCTGGTTCAGCTGTACATCTCTCACGAAATCGATCGGGAGGTTGTGATTGCGCTGGGTGAGCTTGGATTGTGCGAGTTTCGCGACGTAAGCCTACATGCTTATGCCATCTCCATGAAGACTACTTATGTGTCATCTCAGCTCAACAACGATGTAAGCTCCTTTCGCCGACCTTTTACGCAAGAGGTCCGACGCCTTCATAACGTCGAACGACAGCTAC GATACTTCCATGGACAGATAATAAAGGCCGGAATCAGGTTTCGGATATTTGACCTTGACAACAAGACTCCTGCGCAACCCTCGACCCCGGAGATTGATCAACTCGTAGAGCGGAGCGAGAAGCTTGAGCGTCGCATTTCCGCACTGAGTGACAGCTACGAGGCACTCAAAGAACGTGAGCGAAACTTCACTGAATGGAGGTGCGTGCTGAGGGAGGCTGGTAGCGTTCTTGATCACACTTCCGCCAACCTCGAGCAGATTCGAGCCTCAACACACAACAATGACACGCCATTGTCCTCCGGCATTCAGCAGTATCGAACTGCATCTCATGTCGAGAGGGGGATTTCCAGTATGAGAGTTGACTTCGTCGGTGGCGTCATCTCCAGGGACCGTGCTGCTGCCTTTGAGCGTATCCTTTGGCGAACTCTCCGTGGCAACCTGTACATGGAACAGTCTGAGATTCCGGATCCAATAACTGATTCGACCAACGAGGTCATTGGGAAGAATGTGtttctcatcctcactcGTGGCAATGAAATTATGGCAAAGGTCCGCAAGATCGCTGAAGCCATGGGAGCTAAAGTATACAAAATCGATGAGAGCAGCGACCTTCGACGCAACCAGCTTCACATAGTAAATAGCCGTCTCGAAGACGTCCAGAGTGTTCTTCAAAATACCCAGGCTACTCTTGAGGAAGAGCTCAACCAAATTTCACAGTTTCTGTCTGTATGGATGGTGCTCATCGCAAAGGAGAAGGCTGTATATGCCACACTCAACCTTTTCGCTTGTGACCCTGGCCACTGGGCCCGCATTGCTGAGTGCTGGTGTCCGACGAATAATTTGCACTTCATTAGGACTACTCTCCAGGACGTCGCCTGCCGAGCGGGCGTCCCCGTCCCGTCCACCGTCAGCAAAATTCGAACCAACGAGAGGCCACCTACTTATCTGAAAACTAATAAATTTACGGAAGGCTTCCAAACCATTGTTAATGCGTATGGCACGGCCACCTATCAGGAAGTTAATCCTGCACTATCTGTCATTGTCACTTTCCCTTTCCTTTTCGCTGTAATGTTTGGTGATTTTGGGCACGCTCTTATCTTGGTCTTTGCTGCGTTAGCCATGATCCATTGGGAGACGCCGCTAAAGAAGGTCACGTTCGAACTGTTCGCTATAATATTCTTTGGCCGATACATTACACTAGTAATGGCCGTTTTCTCTTTGTTCACTGGTCTCATCTACAACGAAGCCTTTTCCAGGTCCATGCCCATCTTTGACAGCGCTTGGACGTTTAGAAAACCGGAGAGCTGGCCAGAAAAGAGGGTTATTTCTGGTACATTAAATGATCACGGCTACCACTATCCGTTCGGCCTAGATTGGGCATGGCATGGGACAGAAAACGAGCTTCTCTTCAGTAACAGCtacaagatgaagatgagtaTCATCCTTGGTTGGGCTCACATGACGTACTCGCTTTGTTTCTCCTACCTCAACGCGAGCCATCTCAAGAAGCCCATTGATATTTGGGGTAACTTCATTCCTAGAATGATATTTTTCCAGGTTTTCGTCGGTTACATCGTATTTTGTATCGTCTATAAGTGGTCCGTGGACTGGCTCGGTACTGGTGCACAGCCTCCTAGCCTTCTAAACATGTTGATTAAAATGGTCCTGCAGCCTGGAACTGTTGATGAGCGTTTATATGCTGGTCAAGAGTATGTCCAGGTTATTCTGCTGTTAATAAGTTTTGCCCAGATCCCAATTCTCCTTTTCCTCAAGCCCTTCTTTCTGTGGTGGAATCACAATTATCGTCGCTGTCAGGCTTACCGTGGCATCGGTGAAACCTCTCGTGTCAGCGTCCTCGACAGTGGTGATGAGAACGAGGCTTTGGTTAGTCGACACGGTGATAgcgttggtgatgatggtgaaaGTGTTATGGCAAGCACTCAGGACAttgatgaagatcatgacGAGTTTAAGTTGGGTGAGGTCATGATTCAACAAATCATCCACACTGTTG AGTTTTGCTTAAACTGCGTCTCCCATACTGCTTCGTACTTACGTCTTTGGGCCTTATCGCTGGCCCACCGACAACTGAGCGTGGTTCTTTGGAACATGACTCTAGGTCATGCTCTGAGCATGGAAGGCGCCCTTGGTGTCATTATGGTTGTTGTCAGCTTCTGCGTGTGGTTCTGCCTCA ctattgCCATTTTGGTGTGCATGGAGGGTACCAGTGCCATGTTGCACTCGCTAAGATTGGTTTGGGTTGAGTCCTTCTCCAAGTTCGCAGAGTTTGGGGGGTGGCCATTCGCGCCATTCTCATTCAACGACCTGTTAAAAGAGTCGGAAGAGTTGAAAGACTACGTGcaatga
- a CDS encoding hypothetical protein (At least one base has a quality score < 10), translating to MANRLLADRNALPVGKRWAHNFVTRHKELKMRFFFYGIRSDDIWNFDETGFLIGMIASGMVVTGTDRRGRPKSVQPGNREWITVIQAINAAGWAIQPFIIGGGQYHLANWYRESNLPADWVIATSQNGWTNNELGLEWLKHLDRCTSNRSVGSYRLLILDGHESHHSVDFDRYCEEHKIITLCMPPHSSHLLQPLDVGYFNLLKNAYGREIEHLIRCSITHVCKTEFFPAFYAAHQATMTEKNIKSAFRGAGLVPLDPESVISKLDVQLRTPTPAEEVANPSTPWVSKTPKSVLEAGSQSEYLERRIRRHHSSSPESVIEAMKSLEKSTKECMHKITILTARLDDVQEANKILSRCRRAKITRLQKGGVMIVDEARQAIDQMDVDAQAWCRTPRAAADGSLYSWPDGELVTPDKLAAWLKEDILLRRVASPQKKPRARGVKGKAVQLRRQLEQEQLESAALAEAESLAEALEVPLAEAAELLADDREGYVPPTALAPAAADLAEGSLLTRGTIDAYIAAVIELWRLQVAHGNANTENPRGAAAGYSPDEWLRVQDLLLSGAAYMPQNLRTRVDLLFGHYYLLRGKTAVRWSLQTCLYSTIRLQKARAPKEFMGALRHKDPLFCTQGALAQLFFWRWHVAGEPSPSFRRRQDWYRIKVLVGRDREQELSYPTQLQETWRIFGAAGLMASKKTHLPRRVGAQDAETHGTSLAQISQAGRWNQSVLCQAYLTRLPRQFMRIVAGFSASPGTTSSRLWPWIEEWEPRFEARARRQCWAEGGLDDDDLAADGFLKLMRRLRIVLLQDLAVLQPRYPSLPFFAYAPFNGPEWDEFAVAVRSDAVGATEPLSLLVQCALPELSGVLESTREAVLQNSQRLAIRLEAQLEGIQDGLDALLQGKVPVTFTGHFGAGPAVSLAPAPAPSTAPTLNFNTAPAPAPEPPVPGMPVVAALAKVFTVRDVWKEWEEGIAGQPAVRVLEETWGSRWRPGNGIRVQFCRRKVIWDELLARTASGKSEEEAVAELELLRAGQSLNRLIDELKQRRRRGQGQGRIRVQVGTPVPDDPGPGPRPTRGQGHRGRWARLGRRRTAPRRQ from the exons atggccaaccGACTGCTTGCTGACCGCAATGCACTAcctgtcggcaagcgctgggctcataACTTCGTCACGCGCCATAAAGAGCTTAAGATGCGCTTTTTTTTC TACGGCATTCGATCcgatgatatctggaactttgacgagactggcttcCTTATAGGCATGATTGCAAGCGGAATGGTTGTCACAGGCACAGACAGGCGTGGACGACCtaaatcagtgcagcctggaaaccgggaatggattacgGTCATTcaggcgattaatgcggCAGGCTGGGCGATCCAGCCGTTTATCATCGGTGggggccaatatcacctcgccaactggtaccgagaaagcaacctcccaGCCGATTGGGTTATTGCAACGAGCCAAAATGGGTGGACAAATAACGAGCTaggtcttgagtggctaaagcaccTTGATCGGTGTACAAGCAACCGATCAGTTGGTtcctatcgtcttctgatcctcgatggccatgaaagtcaccactcTGTCGATTTTGACAGATATTGCGAGGAACATAAGATCATTACACTTTGTATGCCacctcattcgtctcatctactccagcctcttgatgttgggtaCTTTAACCTACTTAAAAACGCTTACGGTCGAGAAATTGAGCAtttgatcagatgctctataacaCATGTTTGtaagaccgagttcttcccggCCTTTTATGCCGCGCATCAAGCTACTATGACCGAAAAAAATATCAAGTCAGCCTTTAGAGGAGCCGGGCTTGTTCCTTTAGACCCAGAAAGtgtgatctcaaagcttgatgtgcagctgcggactccaacgcctgCTGAAGAGGTCGCTAACCCTTCAACCCCTTGGGTctcaaagacgccaaagtccgtgcttgaggctggctctcagtctgaataccttgaacgacgaatcagaagacatcacagtagctctccagagtcgGTTATTGAAGCTATGAAGTCTTTAGAGAAGTCAACAAAGGAATGTATGCATAAGATTACCATACTGACAGCCAGGCTGGATGATGTTCAAGAggcaaataagatactaagccggtGCCGAAGGGCAAAAATAACCCGACTACAGAAGGGAGGAGTAATGATAGTAGATGAAGCAAGGCAGGCAATTGAccagatggatgttgatgcgcaG GCCTGGTGCCGTACGCCTCGGGCTGCGGCAGACGGCTCACTTTATAGCTGGCCCGACGGCGAGCTCGTAACTCCAGACAAGCTAGCAGCGTGGCtcaaagaggatatcctcttaCGACGCGTTGCCTCGCCGCAAAAGAAACCACGGGCACGGGGTGTCAAAGGAAAGGCTGTACAGTTACGGCGGCAGCTCGAACAGGAGCAGCTCGAGTCCGCGGCCCTGGCAGAGGCCGAAAGCCTAGCCGAAGCCCTAGAGGTCCCCCTGGCTGAGGCCGCCGAGCTGCTTGCGGACGACCGCGAGGGCTACGTGCCACCCACGGCCCTTGCGCCAGCTGCAGCAGACCTTGCCGAAGGATCTCTGCTTACGAGGGGCACTATCGACGCCTATATCGCGGCCGTTATCGAGCTCTGGCGGCTCCAGGTAGCCCACGGCAACGCAAACACGGAAAACCCCCGGGGCGCCGCC GCCGGCTATTCACCCGACGAATGGCTCCGGGTCCAggatctccttctcagcgggGCCGCATACATGCCGCAAAACCTCCGTACGCGAGTTGACCTCCTATTCGGCCACTACTACCTCTTACGGGGGAAAACCGCCGTAAGATGGAGCTTGCAGACCTGTCTCTACTCGACTATCCGTCTTCAGAAGGCCCGAGCCCCT AAAGAGTTCATGGGTGCCCTCCGGCATAAGGACCCCTTGTTCTGTACGCAAGGGGCCTTAGcacagctcttcttctggcgcTGGCACGTTGCCGGCGAGCCGTCCCCGTCCTTCCGGCGCCGCCAGGACTGGTATCGgatcaaggttcttgtcGGACGGGACCGCGAGCAGGAGCTCTCGTACCCGACGCAGCTACAAGAGACCTGGCGTATCTTCGGTGCTGCTGGCCTTATGGCGTCAAAGAAGACGCACCTCCCGCGCAGGGTAGGCGCCCAGGACGCGGAGACCCACGGCACGTCGCTCGCCCAGATCTCGCAGGCCGGCCGCTGGAACCAGAGCGTGCTCTGCCAGGCCTATCTTACGCGTCTACCGCGCCAGTTCATGCGTATTGTTGCCGGCTTCTCGGCGTCACCCGGGACTACTTCCTCGCGC CTCTGGCCGTGGATCGAGGAGTGGGAGCCTCGCTTTGAGGCTCGCGCGCGCCGGCAATGCTGGGCAGAAGGTGgcctcgacgacgacgacctAGCCGCCGACGGCTTCCTTAAGCTTATGCGGCGCCTGCGCATAGTACTGTTACAGGACCTGGCTGTATTGCAGCCTCGCTATCCGTCGCTACCCTTCTTCGCCTACGCCCCTTTTAACGGGCCCGAATGGGATGAGTTCGCCGTCGCCGTTCGCTCTGACGCGGTAGGGGCTACGGAGCCGTTAAGCCTGCTCGTACAATGCGCGCTGCCAGAGCTTAGCGGTGTGTTAGAGAGCACACGCGAGGCCGTCTTACAGAATAGCCAGCGGCTGGCCATCCGGCTAGAGGCCCAGCTAGAAGGAATTCAGGACGGCCTCGATGCCCTCCTCCAAGGCAAGGTCCCTGTCACCTTTACCGGCCACTTTGGAGCCGGGCCAGCAGTGTCGCTggcgccggcgccggcgccgTCGACAGCCCCTACCTTGAACTTCAATacggctccggctccggctccagagcctccagTACCAGGTATGCCCGTCGTTGCAGCCCTGGCTAAGGTCTTTACAGTGCGGGATGTCTGGAAGGAATGGGAGGAAGGGATTGCAGGTCAGCCGGCCGTACGGGTGCTAGAAGAGACGTGGGGAAGCCGCTGGCGCCCGGGGAACGGGATCAGGGTGCAGTTCTGTCGCCGGAAGGTGATCTGGGACGAGCTCTTGGCCCGCACGGCGTCCGGcaagagcgaggaggaggcagtTGCAGAGCTAGAGCTCTTACGCGCCGGCCAGAGCTTGAATCGGCTCATCGACGAGCTCAAACAGCGCCGCCGGCGgggccagggccagggcCGGATACGGGTACAGGTAGGGACCCCCGTGCCCGATGACCCAGGCCCGGGACCAAGGCCGACTCGGGGCCAGGGCCATCGGGGGCGCTGGGCTCGGCTAGGGAGAAGGCGGACTGCCCCTCGTCGACAGTAA